DNA sequence from the Brevundimonas sp. NIBR10 genome:
GGCCACCGAGACGGCGGCCAGCCTCCATGGTTTGGGCGTCATCAGCAGGACGGCGCAGACCATCCAGGTGGCGGATGACGCCTCGCCCGAAACGAACGAACAGTTGTCCCGGCACGCATCGCTGATCCGCCAGACCTCGGTGAAGGCGGCGTCGCCGCCGAACAGATCGGTCTGGATCGGTCTCGCGCGCCCCCATGCGGACTTCAAGACGCTGTTGACGACCAATCCGGGTCCGACCACGAGCCCGACCAACAAAAAGAGTCCGTTGCGTCGCCGGCCCGGCGATGTCCGACCCGCCGCCCGGGCCGACCATCGACGCGGGATCAGGATCACCGCCGCGACCACCAGCAGACCGGCCAAGACCCAGGTCGAACTCTTGCGCAGGCCGCGAAGGAGGGGATCGCCGGAGAGCGGAAAGCCCTCGTCGGCACGATGGAAGGCTGCCGTGACCGCCAGATCCACGCCCGGAAACATCAGGAAATAGACCGACAGGACCACGACCGCCACTAGGGCCAAAGCGACCGGGTCGCCCGGCCTCAGCCCCGCCTCGACCGAGACCCGCAGCCGGGCCAGCATCCGACGCGCGCGACGCGCCGCCGCCGCGATCAGGGCCCTGTCCGGCCTGACGACCTCACCGTGAATGGGTATGTCCAACCGATCCCCCCGAACCGCGCACTCCGGGATCGTGTGACGGGGTTCGGCGTCAGGGGCGCCACGGTTCGACGACGTGGCCAAGGCGGTTTGTCGACCGTCCCGCGACGGTTGCTCCGCCCCGGTCCGAATGGTCAAGCTTGAGACGACTTCTCCCCGAAGACGGCCCCGTCTAGGGTACGGACATGCCTGAACTTCCCGAGGTCGAAACCGTCCGGCGTGGCCTGGAGCCCGTTCTGGTCGGGGCACGGCTGACCCGCGTGCGCCAGAACCGGCCGGACCTGCGGTTTCCGTTCCCGGAGCGGTTCGTGGATCGGCTGGAGGGGGCGATCGTCGAACGGATCGACCGGCGCGCCAAATATCTGCTGGCTGCCCTGTCGACCGGCGAGACCTGGATCACCCATCTGGGCATGACCGGCCGCTTCACCCTGGACGGGGCCCAGGTCGGGGAGTTCGAGGAACCGGCCCCGATCGCGGGCAAACACGAGCACATGAGTTTCTGCGCCGTGCGCGGCGACACGACGACCCGGGTGGGGTTCGCCGATGCCCGACGCTTCGGCTTCATGGGCCTGATCCCGACCGGGGCCGTGGAGGATCATCCGTGGTTCAGGGCCCTGGGGCCCGAACCCCTCGGCAATGCCTTCTCAGGCGTGCATCTGGCTCAGGCCTTCGACGGCAAGAAGCAGAACATCAAGGTCAGTCTGCTCGACCAGCGCAATGTGGCGGGTCTGGGTAACATCTATGTCTGCGAGGCCCTGTACCGGGCGCGCATCTCGCCCCTGATCGCGGCGGGGAAGGTGTCAAAACCCCGGCTGGAGACCCTGTCTCGCGTCGTGCGCGACGTGTTGAACGACGCCATCGCGGCAGGGGGCTCGACCCTGCGCGACTTTGCCAATGCCGACGGCGGACAGGGCTATTTCCAGCACCGGTTCGACGTCTATGGCCGTGAAGGAGAGCCCTGTACGGCGGAGGCCTGCAACGGTGCGGTCAGACGCATCGTGCAGGCCGGCCGATCCACCTTCTACTGCCCCAGCTGCCAGAAACGGTAGCCGGGGCGACAGAGGATTATTTTCCGAACAGCTTGGCCCAGCGGCGCTTGTCGCGGTTCTTCCAGGCACCGCGATGATAGGCGTCGGAGCCGATCAGCGGCACGACGGTGGTCGCCTCGGCGAAGACCATCTGTTCGTGGGTGGTCTGGACCTTGCCCCACGAAGCCGCCTCTTTCAGCGTCGAGGACGAGCACGCCCCGTCGCGGACGTCGGCGACCGTGATCTGGACCGCATAGCGGTGCATCTCGGCCTCGATGCCGAGGATCTCGGCGCAGACGACCGTGTCCTGGGCGAAATTCTTCGGAACGCCGCCGCCGACCATGAACAGGCCGGTGACGCCCGCCGCGATCTTGATGTCGGTCAGTTCGCGGAAGTCGGCGACCGCGTCGATCATCAGATAGGGCTGGCCCGCCGCGATCCGCTCCTTCTGGTGCTTGACCAGACCGAAACCGGCGGAAGAGTCGACGAAGGCCGGGCAGAAGATCGGCACGCCTTCTTCATAGGCGGTCTGGATCAGCGAGCCCTCTTTCTTGGCGTTGCCTTCCGACAGCCATTTGCCCATCTCCCAGATGAACTCGCGGCTGGAATAGGCGCGGGGCTCCAGGGCGTTGCAGATCTCCAGGATGGTGTGATCGCAGTTCTGGAGCTCTTCCTCGTCGATATAGGTGTCGTAGATCCGGTCGATGTAGTTGTCGCGCAGGACGTTGTCGTCCACCTCACCGGCGGCCTGATAGTGTTTGAAGCCCAGGGCCTCGAAGAAATC
Encoded proteins:
- a CDS encoding phosphatase PAP2 family protein, which produces MDIPIHGEVVRPDRALIAAAARRARRMLARLRVSVEAGLRPGDPVALALVAVVVLSVYFLMFPGVDLAVTAAFHRADEGFPLSGDPLLRGLRKSSTWVLAGLLVVAAVILIPRRWSARAAGRTSPGRRRNGLFLLVGLVVGPGLVVNSVLKSAWGRARPIQTDLFGGDAAFTEVWRISDACRDNCSFVSGEASSATWMVCAVLLMTPKPWRLAAVSVACVYGAALSLNRVAFGGHYLSDVLLSWAITALVLAVLHRVMAAAPMRGRRPLPVLKRRVSGIAVA
- the mutM gene encoding bifunctional DNA-formamidopyrimidine glycosylase/DNA-(apurinic or apyrimidinic site) lyase gives rise to the protein MPELPEVETVRRGLEPVLVGARLTRVRQNRPDLRFPFPERFVDRLEGAIVERIDRRAKYLLAALSTGETWITHLGMTGRFTLDGAQVGEFEEPAPIAGKHEHMSFCAVRGDTTTRVGFADARRFGFMGLIPTGAVEDHPWFRALGPEPLGNAFSGVHLAQAFDGKKQNIKVSLLDQRNVAGLGNIYVCEALYRARISPLIAAGKVSKPRLETLSRVVRDVLNDAIAAGGSTLRDFANADGGQGYFQHRFDVYGREGEPCTAEACNGAVRRIVQAGRSTFYCPSCQKR
- a CDS encoding deoxyhypusine synthase, yielding MNAPVQSNTKAQLLQNVVEHIDITSFDARPIIDSMRKMSFSSRDTARAADIFSMAIEDADCSPWLILAGSTSAGGCMHVYRDMVKFGMIDAIVATGASIVDMDFFEALGFKHYQAAGEVDDNVLRDNYIDRIYDTYIDEEELQNCDHTILEICNALEPRAYSSREFIWEMGKWLSEGNAKKEGSLIQTAYEEGVPIFCPAFVDSSAGFGLVKHQKERIAAGQPYLMIDAVADFRELTDIKIAAGVTGLFMVGGGVPKNFAQDTVVCAEILGIEAEMHRYAVQITVADVRDGACSSSTLKEAASWGKVQTTHEQMVFAEATTVVPLIGSDAYHRGAWKNRDKRRWAKLFGK